The following proteins are encoded in a genomic region of Kosakonia oryzae:
- a CDS encoding double-cubane-cluster-containing anaerobic reductase, producing MSLITALPDVFEQFSAARQKGFLTVMELKEQGIPLVGTYCTFMPQEIAMAAGAVVVSLCSTNDETIEEAEKDLPRNLCPLIKSSYGFGKTDKCPYFYFSDLVVGETTCDGKKKMYEYMAEFKAVHVMQLPNSAADTASRALWKAEILRLQQVIEQRFGQPISEAALREAIALKNRERQALANFYRVGQLNPPALSGADILKVVYGATFRFDKEALISELNAMAEQVRADWQAGKRLDARPRILITGCPIGGAAEKVVRAIEENGGWVVGYENCTGAKATERCVDENGDVYDALTDKYLAIGCSCISPNDERLKLLSQMVDEYQADGVIDVILQACHTYAVESLAIKRHVRQQHNIPYMAIETDYSTSDIGQLSTRVAAFIEML from the coding sequence ATGTCGCTTATCACCGCACTCCCGGATGTTTTCGAGCAATTCTCCGCCGCCCGCCAGAAAGGCTTTCTCACCGTAATGGAACTAAAAGAACAGGGTATTCCGCTGGTCGGCACCTACTGCACGTTTATGCCGCAAGAGATCGCCATGGCGGCCGGAGCGGTGGTAGTTTCGCTCTGTTCCACCAACGATGAAACCATTGAAGAAGCGGAAAAAGATCTGCCGCGCAACCTCTGCCCGTTAATCAAAAGTAGCTACGGCTTCGGTAAAACCGACAAATGCCCCTACTTCTACTTTTCCGATCTGGTCGTGGGCGAAACCACCTGCGACGGCAAGAAAAAAATGTACGAGTACATGGCAGAATTCAAAGCCGTACACGTGATGCAACTGCCGAACAGCGCCGCGGATACCGCTTCCCGCGCACTCTGGAAAGCGGAAATTTTGCGGCTGCAGCAGGTTATCGAACAACGTTTTGGTCAGCCAATTAGCGAGGCCGCGCTGCGCGAGGCCATCGCGCTGAAAAACCGCGAACGCCAGGCGCTGGCGAACTTCTATCGCGTCGGGCAGCTTAATCCTCCTGCGCTTAGCGGTGCCGATATTTTGAAAGTGGTCTACGGCGCGACCTTCCGCTTCGATAAAGAGGCACTGATTAGCGAACTGAACGCCATGGCCGAACAGGTCAGAGCCGACTGGCAGGCCGGAAAACGCCTCGATGCCCGCCCGCGCATTTTGATCACCGGCTGCCCGATTGGCGGCGCGGCGGAAAAAGTGGTGCGTGCCATTGAAGAGAACGGCGGCTGGGTGGTCGGTTACGAAAACTGCACCGGGGCGAAAGCAACCGAACGCTGCGTTGACGAGAACGGCGATGTCTATGATGCATTGACTGACAAATACCTGGCGATTGGCTGCTCGTGCATCTCCCCCAACGACGAACGCCTGAAGCTGCTCAGCCAGATGGTGGACGAGTACCAGGCCGATGGTGTGATCGATGTGATTTTGCAGGCCTGCCACACCTATGCGGTCGAATCGCTGGCGATCAAACGCCACGTACGCCAGCAGCACAACATTCCTTATATGGCGATTGAGACAGATTACTCGACATCCGACATCGGGCAGCTCAGCACCCGCGTCGCCGCGTTTATTGAGATGCTGTAA
- the yjiL gene encoding putative 2-hydroxyacyl-CoA dehydratase activator YjiL (YjiL, as found in Escherichia coli, is a homolog of the activator ATPases of enzymes such as lactoyl-CoA dehydratase, (R)-phenyllactate dehydratase, and 2-hydroxyisocaproyl-CoA dehydratase. The typical substrate of those enzymes is acyl-CoA with an OH at the beta-position. YjiL is the putative activator for the cognate protein YjiM, a putative 2-hydroxyacyl-CoA dehydratase with unknown specificity, encoded by the adjacent gene.), translating to MALTIGIDSGSTTTKGILLEGDSIVRRFLCPTSFRPADSISEAWETLRAGVAEKPFLTLTGYGRQLVDFADKQVTEISCHGLGARLLRSDTRTVIDIGGQDSKVIALDENGNLTDFLMNDKCAAGTGRFLDVISRTLGTQVEQLDAITDGVEPHPLTSMCTVFAESEVISLRSAGIAPEAILAGVINAMARRSAHFVARLSTQGPLLFTGGVSHCASFRRMLAGHLNSAVFTHDDAQYAGALGAALIGQRQGKR from the coding sequence GTGGCACTGACCATAGGCATTGATTCCGGCTCGACCACCACGAAAGGCATCCTGTTGGAGGGCGACAGCATTGTGCGGCGCTTTCTCTGCCCGACCTCGTTTCGCCCTGCGGATTCGATTAGCGAGGCCTGGGAAACATTGCGTGCCGGTGTGGCGGAAAAACCTTTTTTGACGCTCACCGGTTACGGTCGGCAACTGGTGGATTTCGCCGATAAGCAGGTCACCGAAATTTCTTGTCACGGCCTCGGCGCGCGGTTGCTGCGATCGGATACCCGCACCGTTATCGATATCGGCGGCCAGGACAGCAAAGTGATCGCCCTCGATGAGAACGGAAACCTCACCGATTTTCTAATGAATGATAAATGCGCTGCCGGTACCGGCCGTTTTCTGGACGTTATCTCGCGCACGCTGGGCACCCAGGTGGAACAACTGGATGCCATTACCGACGGCGTGGAGCCGCATCCGCTCACCAGCATGTGTACGGTGTTTGCCGAATCGGAAGTGATCAGCCTGCGCTCGGCGGGCATCGCGCCAGAGGCGATCCTCGCCGGAGTCATCAACGCCATGGCACGGCGCAGCGCGCATTTTGTCGCGCGTCTCTCCACGCAAGGCCCGCTACTGTTTACCGGCGGCGTCAGCCACTGCGCCAGCTTTCGCCGCATGCTGGCCGGGCACCTGAATAGCGCGGTGTTTACTCATGATGATGCGCAGTATGCGGGCGCGCTCGGCGCCGCGCTGATAGGCCAGCGGCAGGGAAAACGGTGA
- a CDS encoding DUF3343 domain-containing protein yields the protein MNEYLLLFHNTPGVLQTRKAMQAAGVAFRVQDIPRQLRGGCGLCIRFHCQAGEEKQWLIPGVTQAVYRCEGEDFTSVV from the coding sequence ATGAACGAATATCTGCTGCTGTTTCACAATACGCCCGGTGTGCTGCAAACCCGCAAAGCGATGCAGGCCGCAGGCGTGGCATTTCGGGTGCAGGATATTCCCCGCCAGTTACGCGGCGGATGTGGGTTGTGCATCCGTTTTCACTGCCAGGCCGGTGAGGAAAAACAGTGGCTTATCCCCGGCGTGACGCAGGCGGTTTATCGCTGCGAAGGCGAGGATTTCACGTCGGTGGTGTAA
- a CDS encoding DUF2955 domain-containing protein — protein MSINTLARVFTPHGNIVYTPNDFRQTLRIVFAGMIALSVSSFYNTQYGVFYVVYPVMLLSLVPVFNRHVAKQFIFSAVLNCIEMVVIIGYLSRWPVIMTLVVFGLYVMRFRFMSKGALFLFGSAGVVCQSTMLNFMSYPTSDWHTLLFSNIEASVMAVALSALMNYLIPDVEPRTRPPLIEKNAARVRHESLLSGTVATIIFVVFQISDLRDSLSALMAGILILFPMHYRGSVLSSLWRVVGVALSCLYILLVQLILYNHSSHMLLMMPLIGLGLAFSARLHVMEKVGAGVGFASVTTIGIMFGQNLHPDTDLVFSDLYRIVSVTVSLVATLTMVWLVHLILNRFEATRFVIEEQ, from the coding sequence ATGTCTATTAACACGCTGGCGCGCGTATTTACGCCCCACGGCAATATTGTCTATACGCCGAATGATTTTCGCCAGACGCTGCGTATTGTCTTCGCCGGGATGATCGCCCTGAGCGTGTCGAGTTTTTACAACACGCAATATGGCGTGTTTTACGTGGTCTATCCGGTCATGTTGTTATCGCTGGTGCCGGTGTTTAACCGCCATGTCGCGAAGCAGTTTATCTTTAGTGCGGTGCTGAATTGCATCGAAATGGTAGTTATCATCGGCTATCTGTCGCGCTGGCCGGTGATTATGACGCTGGTGGTTTTCGGGCTGTACGTGATGCGTTTTCGCTTTATGAGCAAAGGCGCGCTGTTTCTGTTCGGTTCAGCGGGCGTGGTGTGCCAGAGCACGATGCTCAACTTTATGAGTTATCCCACCAGCGACTGGCACACGCTGCTGTTTTCCAATATTGAAGCCAGCGTGATGGCGGTGGCGCTGAGTGCGCTAATGAATTACCTGATCCCGGATGTGGAACCGCGCACGCGTCCGCCGTTGATTGAGAAAAACGCTGCCCGCGTGCGCCATGAATCGCTGCTTTCTGGCACCGTGGCGACCATCATTTTTGTCGTTTTTCAGATCAGTGATTTAAGGGATTCGCTGTCGGCGCTGATGGCGGGCATCTTGATCCTGTTCCCGATGCATTATCGCGGTTCGGTGCTCAGTTCGCTGTGGCGCGTGGTGGGCGTAGCGCTCTCCTGCCTCTATATTCTGCTGGTGCAACTGATCCTGTATAACCACAGTAGCCATATGCTGCTGATGATGCCGCTGATTGGGCTTGGGCTGGCGTTCAGCGCCCGGTTGCATGTGATGGAAAAAGTCGGCGCGGGCGTCGGGTTCGCCAGTGTTACCACCATTGGCATTATGTTTGGTCAAAACCTCCATCCTGATACGGACCTGGTGTTCAGCGATCTCTACCGCATTGTATCCGTCACCGTGTCGCTGGTGGCGACCTTAACCATGGTCTGGCTGGTGCACCTTATTTTGAACCGTTTCGAAGCAACCCGGTTTGTGATTGAGGAGCAGTAA
- a CDS encoding HlyD family secretion protein, with protein sequence MMTPEQKFARWVRVSIASFLLMFVYFIVADIWIPLTPDSTVMRVVTPVSARVSGYVAKVHVQNNSQVKKGDLLFELDATPFNNQVEAAEIALEQARLSNQQLDAQIVAAQASLKTAQITAQNDRVTFERYQNLGAMHNVSQSDLDKARTTWQTSVQSVNNINASINALTIERGDRDDARNVTLQKYRNALQQAQLNLGWTQVRAEVDGTVSNLQLSPGFYAAAGSASLALVHDKTDIVADFREKSLRHTHAGTDASVVFDALPGHVFKAHVTSNDAGILAGQEAVNGELSAPETSNRWVRDAQRMRIHVALDEPLPKPLPTGARATVQLYNSEGVFARFFSGLQIRLVSLLHYVY encoded by the coding sequence ATGATGACGCCAGAACAAAAGTTTGCCCGCTGGGTAAGGGTGAGTATTGCCTCTTTCCTGCTGATGTTTGTCTATTTTATCGTTGCCGATATCTGGATCCCGCTGACGCCGGACTCCACCGTCATGCGCGTAGTGACGCCGGTTTCCGCGCGCGTTTCCGGCTATGTGGCAAAGGTTCACGTGCAGAACAACAGCCAGGTAAAAAAAGGCGATCTGCTGTTTGAACTGGATGCGACGCCGTTTAATAACCAGGTCGAAGCGGCGGAAATTGCGCTGGAACAGGCGCGCCTCAGCAACCAGCAACTGGATGCGCAAATCGTTGCCGCGCAGGCCAGCCTGAAGACCGCGCAGATCACCGCGCAAAACGATCGCGTTACCTTTGAGCGCTACCAGAATCTCGGTGCGATGCACAATGTTTCGCAGTCCGATCTGGATAAAGCCCGCACCACCTGGCAGACCAGCGTGCAATCGGTGAATAACATTAATGCCAGCATCAATGCGTTAACCATTGAGCGCGGCGATCGCGATGACGCGCGCAACGTAACGCTGCAAAAATATCGCAACGCGCTACAGCAGGCGCAGCTGAACCTCGGCTGGACGCAAGTCCGCGCGGAAGTAGATGGTACCGTCAGTAACCTGCAATTAAGCCCCGGTTTTTACGCCGCTGCCGGCAGCGCTTCACTGGCGCTGGTGCATGATAAAACCGATATCGTGGCGGATTTCCGCGAGAAGAGCCTGCGTCATACCCATGCCGGAACCGATGCCTCTGTGGTTTTCGATGCCCTGCCAGGGCACGTATTTAAAGCGCATGTGACCAGCAACGACGCGGGGATTCTGGCGGGCCAGGAAGCGGTGAATGGCGAGCTTTCCGCGCCGGAAACGTCGAACCGCTGGGTGCGCGATGCGCAGCGGATGCGGATCCACGTCGCACTCGATGAACCATTGCCGAAGCCGTTGCCGACCGGCGCACGCGCAACGGTGCAGCTCTACAACAGTGAAGGGGTCTTTGCCCGCTTCTTCTCCGGCCTGCAAATCCGTCTGGTAAGTTTGCTGCACTATGTCTATTAA
- a CDS encoding MarR family transcriptional regulator, whose product MTEDELFARRPLGMRMAMVVRQWRATIDHALSDTGITQASWTVLMQLRQLGDNVSVSELAEVHGIELPPLMRTLTQLENQGLIVRTTSPYDKRIRLLTLTAEGQRLLETITQVIEVCQQRAAENIPPAQMLAFSDTLNQIACNLRVMREEDNKTE is encoded by the coding sequence ATGACCGAAGATGAGCTGTTTGCCCGCCGGCCGCTGGGAATGCGTATGGCGATGGTGGTGCGGCAGTGGCGCGCGACCATCGACCACGCGCTGAGCGATACCGGTATCACCCAGGCGAGCTGGACGGTACTGATGCAATTGCGCCAGTTGGGGGACAACGTTTCGGTCAGCGAACTCGCGGAAGTGCACGGCATTGAGTTGCCGCCGCTGATGCGCACCTTGACGCAGCTGGAAAATCAGGGGCTGATTGTGCGTACGACATCGCCGTACGACAAACGCATTCGCCTGTTGACGCTCACCGCTGAAGGCCAACGTCTGCTGGAGACGATCACGCAGGTGATTGAAGTGTGCCAGCAGCGGGCGGCGGAAAATATCCCACCAGCGCAGATGCTCGCTTTTAGCGACACCCTGAATCAAATCGCCTGTAACTTGCGCGTGATGCGCGAAGAAGACAATAAAACCGAATAA
- a CDS encoding HNH endonuclease, whose amino-acid sequence MDSHLESFYETLPYRKNKKQAVIKLMDALYLKSVNNNVDVWPELYAVDIPAGNGVTKIEGPKIISKLREFLASKQKYRCCYCQRYLYNIAYARPVEHILPRAHFPRFSLVMDNLAISCFDCNSKKDDNIWWPTINKLGDYPTKNELAGAFHYNRHDYDEHIAWVSYATNSFAFSIYTGISLEGKKLYTDLLQDISKTDILLSRKDSLKSSMDALKLFRENGLGGTYVQQFIAELEANLMRDAGTED is encoded by the coding sequence ATGGATAGCCATCTTGAGTCTTTTTACGAGACATTGCCATACAGGAAAAACAAAAAACAAGCTGTAATTAAGTTAATGGATGCATTGTATCTTAAATCTGTTAATAATAACGTCGATGTTTGGCCGGAGCTATATGCAGTGGATATTCCAGCCGGGAACGGCGTGACTAAAATCGAAGGACCGAAAATAATATCGAAACTTAGGGAGTTCTTAGCAAGTAAGCAGAAGTATCGGTGCTGTTATTGTCAACGTTATCTTTATAATATAGCCTATGCTCGCCCGGTGGAACATATATTACCACGTGCCCATTTTCCTCGGTTCTCTCTCGTTATGGACAATCTTGCAATATCCTGTTTCGATTGTAATTCAAAGAAAGATGACAATATCTGGTGGCCGACTATAAATAAATTGGGGGATTATCCAACCAAAAATGAACTTGCTGGTGCGTTTCATTATAATCGTCATGATTATGATGAGCATATAGCTTGGGTGAGCTATGCTACCAACAGTTTTGCTTTTAGTATTTATACGGGGATATCTCTCGAAGGAAAGAAATTATATACAGATCTGCTACAGGACATTTCTAAAACAGATATTCTATTAAGCAGAAAAGACAGCCTCAAGTCATCGATGGATGCGTTAAAGTTATTTCGTGAAAATGGCCTTGGCGGCACATACGTACAACAATTTATCGCTGAACTAGAAGCAAATCTCATGAGAGATGCCGGAACGGAAGACTAA